A region from the Ammospiza caudacuta isolate bAmmCau1 chromosome 4, bAmmCau1.pri, whole genome shotgun sequence genome encodes:
- the FIP1L1 gene encoding pre-mRNA 3'-end-processing factor FIP1 isoform X2, which translates to MSTGEAERLSADADGAAGDEEEEWLYGDENEAERPEEEKSSVPPPPGSEEEAAENGVVKTKVAEAEDDSDSDSDDDEDDVQVTIGDIKTGAPQFSYGAAPVNLNIKAGGRAYGSSGAKVKGLDLDAPGSINGVPLLEVDLDSFEDKPWRKPGADLSDYFNYGFNEDTWKAYCEKQKRIRMGLEILPVTSTTNKITVQQGRTGNLEKELAVQSTKPDFTSPPALFKSGIPTNRRISGTIDVIGQSITISRVEGRRRANENSNIQVLSERSNPEVDSFTKPPPFFPPGAPPTHLPPPPFLPPPPTVSTAPPLIPPPGIPITVPPPGFPPPPGGPPPSLIPTIDSGHSSGYDGRPVRAFSYGSVTFPHPAGSAPSWSSLLDTSKQWDYYARREKDRERERERSRDRDRDRDRDRDRDRDRTRDRERDRDHSPSSSAFNSDEERYRYRDYAERGYDRHRTSREKEDRHRDRRHREKEETRHKSSRSNSRRRHDSEEGDSHRRHKHKKSKRSKEGKEASGEPAPEQENTEAAPVE; encoded by the exons ACCGGCGAGGCGGAGCGGCTGTCGGCGGACGCCGATGGGGCCGCCggggacgaggaggaggagtggCTCTATGGCG ATGAAAATGAAGCAGAGAGaccagaggaagaaaaatctaG tGTTCCACCCCCACCTGGAAGTGAAGAGGAAGCTGCAGAAAATGGCGTTGTGAAAACG AAGGTGGCAGAGGCTGAGGATgacagtgatagtgatagtgatgatgatgaagatgatgtTCAAGTCACCATAGGGGATATTAAGACAGGAGCTCCACAGTTTAG TTATGGAGCAGCACCTGTGAATCTCAATATTAAGGCAGGAGGACGAGCTTATGGATCTTCTG GTGCAAAAGTTAAGGGACTGGATCTAGATGCACCAGGGAGTATTAATGGTGTGCCACTTCTGGAAGTAGATTTAGATTCTTTTGAAGATAAACCTTGGAGAAAGCCAG GGGCTGATCTCTCAGATTATTTTAACTATGGCTTCAATGAAGATACCTGGAAAGCTTattgtgaaaaacaaaagagaataCGAATGGGTCTTGAAATTTTGCCAGTTACCTCAACCACAAATAAAATCACG GTACAGCAAGGCAGAACTGGAAATTTGGAGAAAGAGTTGGCAGTGCAGTCGACCAAACCAGATTTCACATCTCCTCCTGCCTTATTTAAATCAGGAATTCCAACAAACAG GCGGATATCTGGCACAATAGATGTGATTGGACAGAGCATCACTATCAGCAGGGTGGAAGGACGACGGCGTGCTAATGAGAACAGCAACATACAG GTTCTTTCAGAACGCTCTAATCCTGAAGTAGACAGTTTTACCAAGCCACCTCCATTTTtccctccaggagctccacctACTCACCTTCCACCACCTCCTTTCCTCCCACCCCCTCCAACTGTCAGTACTGCTCCACCTCTGATTCCCCCACCAG GTATACCAATAACAGTGCCACCACCAG GTTTTCCACCACCACCTGGCGGTCCTCCACCTTCCCTCATACCCACAATAGACAG TGGGCATTCTTCTGGCTATGATGGTCGTCCTGTTCGTGCATTTTCATATGGCAGTG TCACCTTTCCACACCCTGCAGGTTCTGCACCCTCGTGGTCCAGTCTTCTGGACACCAGCAAACAGTGGGATTACTATGCACGAAGAGAGAAGGATAGGGAACGTGAGAGAGAGAGATCCCGAGATCGGGATCGcgaccgggaccgggaccgagACAGAGATCGGGACCGTACCAGAGACAGGGAGAGGGACCGAGATCACAGTCCATCTTCAAGTGCGTTCAACAG TGATGAAGAACGCTACAGATACAGAGACTATGCAGAGAGGGGCTACGACCGCCATAGGACaagcagagagaaagaagacagacacagagacaggaggcacagagagaaagaagagactCGACACAAGTCATCTCGAAG TAACAGCCGACGTCGTCACGACAGTGAAGAAGGGGATAGCCACAGAAGGCACAAACACAAGAAGTCCAAGAGaagcaaagaaggaaaagaagccaGTGGTGAACCTGCTCCTGAACAGGAAAACACTGAAGCTGCCCCTGTGGAATAG
- the FIP1L1 gene encoding pre-mRNA 3'-end-processing factor FIP1 isoform X1, which yields MSTGEAERLSADADGAAGDEEEEWLYGDENEAERPEEEKSSVPPPPGSEEEAAENGVVKTKVAEAEDDSDSDSDDDEDDVQVTIGDIKTGAPQFSYGAAPVNLNIKAGGRAYGSSGAKVKGLDLDAPGSINGVPLLEVDLDSFEDKPWRKPGADLSDYFNYGFNEDTWKAYCEKQKRIRMGLEILPVTSTTNKITAEDKAMELRPSAEILDGRYHLLKVQQGRTGNLEKELAVQSTKPDFTSPPALFKSGIPTNRRISGTIDVIGQSITISRVEGRRRANENSNIQVLSERSNPEVDSFTKPPPFFPPGAPPTHLPPPPFLPPPPTVSTAPPLIPPPGIPITVPPPGFPPPPGGPPPSLIPTIDSGHSSGYDGRPVRAFSYGSVTFPHPAGSAPSWSSLLDTSKQWDYYARREKDRERERERSRDRDRDRDRDRDRDRDRTRDRERDRDHSPSSSAFNSDEERYRYRDYAERGYDRHRTSREKEDRHRDRRHREKEETRHKSSRSNSRRRHDSEEGDSHRRHKHKKSKRSKEGKEASGEPAPEQENTEAAPVE from the exons ACCGGCGAGGCGGAGCGGCTGTCGGCGGACGCCGATGGGGCCGCCggggacgaggaggaggagtggCTCTATGGCG ATGAAAATGAAGCAGAGAGaccagaggaagaaaaatctaG tGTTCCACCCCCACCTGGAAGTGAAGAGGAAGCTGCAGAAAATGGCGTTGTGAAAACG AAGGTGGCAGAGGCTGAGGATgacagtgatagtgatagtgatgatgatgaagatgatgtTCAAGTCACCATAGGGGATATTAAGACAGGAGCTCCACAGTTTAG TTATGGAGCAGCACCTGTGAATCTCAATATTAAGGCAGGAGGACGAGCTTATGGATCTTCTG GTGCAAAAGTTAAGGGACTGGATCTAGATGCACCAGGGAGTATTAATGGTGTGCCACTTCTGGAAGTAGATTTAGATTCTTTTGAAGATAAACCTTGGAGAAAGCCAG GGGCTGATCTCTCAGATTATTTTAACTATGGCTTCAATGAAGATACCTGGAAAGCTTattgtgaaaaacaaaagagaataCGAATGGGTCTTGAAATTTTGCCAGTTACCTCAACCACAAATAAAATCACG GCTGAAGACAAAGCTATGGAACTAAGACCAAGTGCAGAGATTCTCGATGGCAGATACCATCTTTTAAAG GTACAGCAAGGCAGAACTGGAAATTTGGAGAAAGAGTTGGCAGTGCAGTCGACCAAACCAGATTTCACATCTCCTCCTGCCTTATTTAAATCAGGAATTCCAACAAACAG GCGGATATCTGGCACAATAGATGTGATTGGACAGAGCATCACTATCAGCAGGGTGGAAGGACGACGGCGTGCTAATGAGAACAGCAACATACAG GTTCTTTCAGAACGCTCTAATCCTGAAGTAGACAGTTTTACCAAGCCACCTCCATTTTtccctccaggagctccacctACTCACCTTCCACCACCTCCTTTCCTCCCACCCCCTCCAACTGTCAGTACTGCTCCACCTCTGATTCCCCCACCAG GTATACCAATAACAGTGCCACCACCAG GTTTTCCACCACCACCTGGCGGTCCTCCACCTTCCCTCATACCCACAATAGACAG TGGGCATTCTTCTGGCTATGATGGTCGTCCTGTTCGTGCATTTTCATATGGCAGTG TCACCTTTCCACACCCTGCAGGTTCTGCACCCTCGTGGTCCAGTCTTCTGGACACCAGCAAACAGTGGGATTACTATGCACGAAGAGAGAAGGATAGGGAACGTGAGAGAGAGAGATCCCGAGATCGGGATCGcgaccgggaccgggaccgagACAGAGATCGGGACCGTACCAGAGACAGGGAGAGGGACCGAGATCACAGTCCATCTTCAAGTGCGTTCAACAG TGATGAAGAACGCTACAGATACAGAGACTATGCAGAGAGGGGCTACGACCGCCATAGGACaagcagagagaaagaagacagacacagagacaggaggcacagagagaaagaagagactCGACACAAGTCATCTCGAAG TAACAGCCGACGTCGTCACGACAGTGAAGAAGGGGATAGCCACAGAAGGCACAAACACAAGAAGTCCAAGAGaagcaaagaaggaaaagaagccaGTGGTGAACCTGCTCCTGAACAGGAAAACACTGAAGCTGCCCCTGTGGAATAG